A window of the Thermoanaerobaculia bacterium genome harbors these coding sequences:
- a CDS encoding FecR domain-containing protein, with product MAQAANKRATRGDLEWIVFSYSTVRRWIVILLVAGAGGTWGVYVYRHNHVSPEVRAQRQIDQADKTYRSAEASPEASRFSATLGQAKERLADARSALENAKNIEAYNLAVESESLSRRALGRAGHSDIGDATFVALDGEVSLQRAGRGTWEECRLRQSLYDGDFIKTASSGSAEIMFFDGTLYQLHPDSLFEVKSGQRPDREKSSAVDMVSGSIQVYTSNSPSQINTKAVSAEVQRDSEVGVSVDDKRDTEISNYRGQAVLRTERDSVVLSERERVRADVSSQRLGSKIALPESPAPVDPADNRIFDLKNNADVVLRWTSVKEAARYRLQVSRSRLFIPDATPLDLPDRRGLSAAIRPHEEGSYYWRVAAVSSKGIASDWSPYRRFRVVADAAKTGAPAGAAPPLQLETPQQMGNLFLIFGHTDPSASVSVAGKRADVEPDGSFKTTVSVDTEGESQIVVKAADAAGRETVKRIRVFVELF from the coding sequence ATGGCGCAAGCAGCGAACAAGAGGGCGACTCGGGGAGACCTCGAATGGATCGTCTTCTCCTATTCGACCGTCCGTCGCTGGATCGTGATCCTCCTCGTCGCCGGCGCGGGCGGCACGTGGGGCGTCTACGTCTACCGCCACAACCACGTCTCGCCCGAGGTGCGCGCGCAGCGCCAGATCGACCAGGCCGACAAGACCTACCGCAGCGCGGAGGCGAGCCCCGAGGCGTCGCGGTTCTCGGCGACGCTCGGGCAGGCGAAAGAGCGGCTCGCCGATGCCCGGAGCGCCCTCGAGAACGCGAAGAACATCGAGGCGTACAACCTGGCCGTCGAGTCGGAATCGCTCTCGCGTCGCGCGCTCGGCCGCGCCGGGCATTCCGACATCGGAGACGCCACGTTCGTCGCGCTCGACGGCGAGGTCTCGCTCCAGCGCGCCGGCCGAGGCACGTGGGAGGAATGCCGGCTGCGCCAGTCGCTCTACGACGGCGACTTCATCAAGACCGCCTCTTCCGGATCGGCCGAGATCATGTTCTTCGACGGCACGCTCTACCAGCTCCACCCGGATTCGCTGTTCGAGGTCAAGAGCGGCCAGCGCCCCGACCGCGAGAAGTCGAGCGCGGTCGACATGGTGTCCGGCTCGATCCAGGTCTACACGTCGAACTCGCCGTCGCAGATCAACACGAAGGCGGTGTCGGCCGAGGTGCAGCGCGATTCCGAGGTCGGGGTCTCGGTCGACGACAAGCGCGACACCGAGATCTCGAACTACCGCGGCCAGGCGGTGCTCCGCACGGAACGGGACAGCGTGGTGCTGTCGGAGCGCGAGCGCGTGCGCGCCGACGTCTCGTCGCAGCGCCTCGGGAGCAAGATCGCTCTTCCCGAATCCCCGGCGCCCGTCGACCCCGCCGACAACCGGATCTTCGACCTGAAGAACAACGCGGACGTCGTGCTGCGCTGGACGTCGGTGAAGGAGGCGGCCCGCTATCGCCTGCAGGTGTCGCGCTCCCGCCTCTTCATCCCCGACGCGACTCCGCTCGACCTTCCCGACCGACGCGGCCTGTCCGCGGCGATCCGGCCCCACGAGGAGGGCTCGTACTACTGGCGCGTCGCCGCGGTCAGCTCGAAGGGGATCGCTTCCGACTGGAGCCCCTACCGCCGCTTCCGGGTGGTCGCCGACGCCGCCAAGACCGGCGCCCCGGCCGGCGCCGCTCCCCCGCTGCAGCTCGAAACGCCGCAGCAGATGGGAAACCTGTTCCTGATCTTCGGGCACACCGATCCGTCCGCCTCGGTGTCGGTCGCGGGCAAACGCGCCGACGTCGAGCCGGACGGCTCGTTCAAGACGACCGTCTCGGTGGACACCGAGGGGGAGTCGCAGATCGTCGTCAAGGCCGCCGACGCCGCGGGGCGAGAGACCGTCAAACGCATTCGCGTATTCGTGGAATTATTCTGA
- a CDS encoding aminotransferase class I/II-fold pyridoxal phosphate-dependent enzyme: MADRDRPHPRELDTAAVRAGEDDATGALVDPIWQTAPFWFKDVAELERTALGERPDLFYSRYGNPTITGAERKMAALEGTEDAVLFSSGLSAIGVSLRALLSPGDHIVATEDLYGGTLLLFRDVFSAAGIAVSLVPTAPEPDFASAIRPETRLLYVETPTNPLVKIVDLAFVARTAKERGLLCAVDSTFGSPVLQRPAAAGFDLVLHSATKYLNGHADVTAGFACASFAAAARLRGARKMSGTVLDPHAAWLLTRGMKTVALRVRAQSANAMEIARRLASHPAVERVHYPGLPDHPGHAAAARQMSGAFGAMLAFDVRGGAPAARRPVEALRLIRRATSLGSVESTADLPAITSHSRAMIAPERREALGIRESTIRLSVGAEDVRDIVADLEAALAAARDATPDVARHAAPGAGRE; the protein is encoded by the coding sequence ATGGCGGACCGCGACCGGCCGCATCCTCGCGAGCTCGACACGGCGGCGGTCCGCGCCGGCGAAGACGACGCGACCGGAGCGCTCGTCGACCCGATCTGGCAGACGGCGCCGTTCTGGTTCAAGGACGTCGCCGAGCTCGAGCGAACCGCCCTCGGCGAGAGGCCCGATCTCTTCTACTCGCGCTACGGGAATCCGACGATCACCGGCGCCGAAAGGAAGATGGCGGCTCTCGAAGGCACCGAGGATGCCGTCCTCTTTTCCTCCGGCCTCTCCGCGATCGGCGTCTCGCTCCGCGCCCTGCTCTCGCCGGGCGACCACATCGTGGCGACGGAGGACCTCTACGGCGGAACGCTCCTGCTCTTCCGGGACGTCTTCTCCGCGGCGGGAATCGCCGTTTCGCTCGTGCCGACCGCGCCCGAGCCCGATTTCGCGTCGGCGATCCGTCCCGAGACCCGGCTGCTCTACGTCGAAACGCCGACCAACCCGCTCGTCAAGATCGTGGATCTCGCGTTCGTGGCGCGGACCGCGAAGGAGAGGGGGCTTCTCTGCGCGGTCGACTCCACTTTCGGCAGCCCCGTCCTGCAGCGGCCCGCCGCGGCCGGCTTCGACCTGGTGCTCCACTCGGCGACGAAATACCTGAACGGCCACGCGGACGTGACGGCGGGATTCGCGTGCGCGTCGTTCGCGGCCGCCGCGCGGCTCCGCGGCGCGCGCAAGATGTCCGGCACCGTTCTCGATCCGCATGCGGCGTGGCTCCTGACCCGCGGGATGAAGACGGTCGCGCTCCGCGTGCGGGCGCAGTCGGCCAACGCCATGGAGATCGCGCGCCGGCTCGCCTCCCACCCGGCGGTCGAGCGGGTGCACTATCCGGGCCTTCCCGATCACCCCGGCCACGCCGCCGCCGCGCGGCAGATGAGCGGCGCGTTCGGGGCCATGCTGGCGTTCGACGTGCGGGGCGGCGCGCCGGCGGCGCGCCGGCCGGTCGAGGCGCTGCGGCTGATCCGGCGCGCCACGTCCCTCGGCTCGGTCGAGTCGACCGCGGATCTCCCGGCGATCACGTCGCATTCCCGCGCGATGATCGCGCCCGAGCGCCGGGAAGCGCTCGGCATCCGCGAATCGACGATCCGGCTCTCCGTCGGCGCCGAAGACGTCCGGGACATCGTCGCGGACCTCGAAGCGGCGCTCGCGGCCGCGCGGGATGCGACGCCCGACGTTGCCCGGCACGCGGCGCCCGGCGCCGGCCGCGAATGA
- a CDS encoding DUF971 domain-containing protein, which translates to MPHPVPTSIQQIGRELVVVWADGREDYFSLETLRRECPCAMCKGEGDLLGNVYRAPKRPFGLGAFLMHGWNKVGGYAIQIYWQDGHNDGIYSYEYLRKLGEKPEMA; encoded by the coding sequence ATGCCGCATCCCGTCCCGACCTCCATCCAGCAGATCGGTCGCGAGCTCGTCGTCGTCTGGGCGGACGGCCGCGAGGACTACTTTTCGCTCGAGACGCTCCGGCGCGAATGCCCGTGCGCGATGTGCAAGGGGGAAGGAGACCTGCTGGGCAACGTCTACCGCGCGCCGAAGCGGCCGTTCGGCCTCGGCGCGTTCCTCATGCACGGCTGGAACAAGGTCGGCGGCTACGCGATCCAGATCTACTGGCAGGATGGGCACAACGACGGCATCTACTCGTACGAATACCTGAGGAAGCTCGGAGAAAAACCCGAAATGGCGTAG
- a CDS encoding diacylglycerol kinase family protein → MSSPAEPAPSRAPRRGVLIYNPTAGQRDRHAAMHSLIDRMRAEGIELANAPTRGPGHATRIVHEHLPEKPDVVAVCGGDGTVSEAAAALLGTDVPLAIIPGGTSNVLAVELGIPFDVTRACRLILDGEVRTVRAAVANDRPFLLMAGIGLDARVMGKMSLFLKRWFGRAGIFVTAVAEFLKYEFPRLDVEVDGTHHAATFAVVANSKHYAGDWIVAPDASAESDTLEVLIFDSRRRIDLLHLFLGMQGGKGAHLERGIARIVRGRAVRITSLESYAVEVQVDGDCVLETPVVCRVAERRLRVLAPKR, encoded by the coding sequence TTGAGCTCTCCCGCGGAACCGGCGCCGTCCCGCGCGCCGCGGCGCGGCGTCCTGATCTACAACCCGACCGCGGGGCAGCGGGACCGACACGCGGCGATGCACTCCCTGATCGACCGCATGCGGGCCGAGGGCATCGAGCTCGCCAACGCCCCGACGCGCGGACCCGGTCACGCGACGCGGATCGTCCACGAGCACCTTCCGGAGAAGCCGGACGTCGTGGCGGTGTGCGGCGGCGACGGTACGGTGTCGGAGGCCGCGGCGGCTCTCCTCGGCACCGACGTCCCGCTCGCGATCATCCCGGGCGGGACGTCGAACGTGCTCGCCGTCGAGCTCGGAATTCCATTCGACGTCACCCGAGCCTGCCGGCTGATCCTCGACGGGGAGGTACGGACGGTGCGCGCGGCCGTCGCGAACGACCGCCCCTTCCTCCTGATGGCGGGCATCGGGCTCGATGCGCGCGTGATGGGGAAGATGAGCCTGTTCCTCAAGCGATGGTTCGGCCGGGCGGGGATCTTCGTGACCGCCGTTGCCGAGTTCCTGAAGTACGAGTTTCCCCGCCTGGACGTCGAGGTGGACGGAACCCACCACGCGGCCACTTTCGCCGTGGTCGCGAACTCGAAGCACTATGCCGGCGACTGGATCGTGGCCCCCGACGCCTCGGCCGAGTCGGACACCCTGGAAGTCCTGATATTCGACTCCCGGCGCCGAATCGACCTTCTCCACCTCTTCCTCGGGATGCAGGGGGGCAAGGGCGCCCACCTCGAGCGCGGGATCGCCCGGATCGTGCGGGGGCGCGCCGTGAGGATCACCTCGCTCGAGTCGTATGCGGTCGAAGTCCAGGTCGACGGGGACTGCGTGCTGGAGACCCCCGTCGTGTGCCGGGTAGCCGAGCGGCGGCTGCGGGTATTAGCTCCGAAGCGATAG
- a CDS encoding rod shape-determining protein, with protein sequence MGWKSLFSLFSSDLAIDLGTANTLVFAANRGIIVREPSIVAINKISNRVEAVGKEAKEMLGRTPGNIAAIRPMKDGVIADFEVTEKMLDYFIKKAHGRSLFVRPRIVISVPSDITQVEKRAVQDSAMRAGASEVYIIEQAMAAAIGSGLPITEPAGNMIVDIGGGTTDVAVISLAGIVYSRSVRIASNEMDEAIVQYIKRKYNLLVGERTAEQIKIEIGSAHPLDEPMTMEVKGRDLVEGVPKTLLLSDEEIREALSEVVAAIVETVRVALERTPPELSADIMDRGIVITGGGSLLKNLDRRLREETGLPISYAEDPLASVALGTGAMLTDFGLLKKISIA encoded by the coding sequence ATGGGCTGGAAATCTCTCTTTTCCCTCTTTTCGTCCGATCTCGCGATCGACCTCGGAACCGCGAACACGCTCGTCTTCGCCGCCAACCGCGGCATCATCGTGCGGGAGCCGTCGATCGTCGCGATCAACAAGATCTCCAACCGCGTCGAGGCGGTCGGGAAGGAAGCCAAGGAGATGCTCGGGCGGACGCCCGGGAACATCGCGGCGATCCGGCCGATGAAGGACGGGGTGATCGCCGATTTCGAGGTCACGGAGAAGATGCTCGATTACTTCATCAAGAAGGCGCACGGACGCTCGCTCTTCGTCCGGCCGCGGATCGTCATCTCGGTGCCCTCGGACATCACCCAGGTCGAGAAGCGCGCCGTGCAGGACTCGGCCATGCGGGCGGGGGCGTCGGAGGTCTACATCATCGAGCAGGCGATGGCGGCCGCGATCGGCTCGGGGCTTCCGATCACCGAGCCCGCCGGGAACATGATCGTCGACATCGGCGGCGGAACGACCGACGTGGCGGTGATCTCGCTCGCCGGAATCGTGTATTCCCGCTCGGTGCGGATCGCCTCGAACGAGATGGACGAGGCGATCGTCCAGTACATCAAGCGCAAGTACAACCTGCTGGTCGGCGAGCGGACGGCCGAGCAGATCAAGATCGAGATCGGGTCCGCGCACCCGCTCGACGAGCCGATGACGATGGAGGTCAAGGGGCGCGACCTCGTCGAGGGCGTGCCGAAGACGCTGCTCCTCTCCGACGAGGAGATCCGCGAGGCGCTGTCGGAGGTCGTCGCCGCGATCGTCGAGACGGTCCGCGTCGCGCTCGAGCGCACGCCGCCCGAGCTCTCCGCCGACATCATGGATCGCGGAATCGTCATCACGGGAGGCGGCTCGCTCCTGAAGAACCTCGATCGCCGGCTCCGCGAGGAGACGGGACTCCCCATCTCCTACGCCGAGGATCCGCTCGCTTCCGTCGCGCTCGGGACCGGCGCGATGCTCACGGACTTCGGGCTCCTGAAAAAGATCTCGATTGCCTGA
- a CDS encoding peptidyl-prolyl cis-trans isomerase: MLKVMRRSFQHLKWVLWFVVVVFVAFIFVDWGMGRVRGDKTSSGEIASIHGEPITAVDFDRQYKQTEDRYRQMYKGNWSPALARAMDLPNQVLNGMIERRMLLESAQRSGLRVSDDELADRIQAMPAFQRNGQFVGASEYASVLASYGLTVEQFEHGYREDMLIEKFNALVAASLVVPDDRLKSQFEAQNEKAKIEYVLIPSARLAAASVAVPSDADLKAFYDQNKELFREPERRKLKYLLVEQGKLREKLKPSPAEIQAYYDAHGDDFAVPERVHAAHILVKVAKDASPAQDAAARRKAEDLLARAKKGEDFGELARKNSEDPGSKEQGGDLPPFGRGQMVPPFEQAAFAMSPGEIRGPVKSDFGYHVIKLLAKIPAGKQTLAEATPRITALLTQDQVKSAAERRADALAKSVGRNASDEDLRKLADDVVSFDATDWVTAQGQVPGIGYAPGFLKAAFALKKGEVSPQPIPTPRGPAIVKVADVTPPGIADFSEARGKVAAEYTRRKTEQQELATAAPVVAELRGGTALAAVAKKYETDVQTPAEFGKGAPVGSLGASPALSDAVFKTPAGQYGDPVALPGKGVVIFHVVSKTDFDPAAFAIQKTKLAEAARQQEAQKLIQAELARRRAQEKIVVNDDLLKRYTQG, translated from the coding sequence ATGCTCAAAGTGATGCGTCGGAGCTTCCAGCATCTGAAGTGGGTCCTCTGGTTCGTGGTCGTGGTGTTCGTCGCCTTCATCTTCGTCGACTGGGGAATGGGGCGCGTCCGCGGCGACAAGACCTCGTCCGGCGAGATCGCGAGCATCCACGGGGAGCCGATCACCGCCGTCGACTTCGATCGGCAGTACAAGCAGACCGAGGACCGCTACCGGCAGATGTACAAGGGGAACTGGTCTCCGGCGCTGGCCCGGGCCATGGACCTTCCGAACCAGGTCCTGAACGGGATGATCGAGCGCCGGATGCTCCTGGAGTCCGCCCAGCGGAGCGGGCTTCGCGTCTCCGACGACGAGCTCGCCGACCGGATCCAGGCGATGCCCGCTTTCCAGCGCAACGGGCAGTTCGTCGGCGCCTCCGAGTACGCCAGCGTGCTCGCCTCCTACGGGCTGACCGTCGAGCAGTTCGAGCACGGCTACCGGGAGGACATGCTGATCGAGAAGTTCAACGCGCTCGTGGCCGCGAGCCTCGTGGTGCCCGACGACCGGCTGAAGTCCCAGTTCGAGGCGCAGAACGAGAAGGCGAAGATCGAGTACGTCCTGATCCCTTCCGCCCGGCTCGCCGCCGCGTCCGTCGCCGTGCCCTCGGACGCGGATCTCAAGGCTTTCTACGATCAGAACAAGGAGCTCTTCCGCGAGCCGGAACGGCGGAAGCTCAAGTACCTGCTCGTCGAGCAGGGGAAGCTCCGGGAGAAGCTGAAGCCCTCGCCCGCCGAGATCCAGGCGTACTACGACGCGCACGGGGACGACTTCGCGGTGCCGGAGCGGGTTCACGCCGCCCACATCCTCGTCAAGGTGGCCAAGGACGCGTCTCCCGCGCAGGACGCCGCGGCGCGCCGGAAAGCGGAAGATCTCCTCGCCCGCGCGAAGAAGGGGGAGGACTTCGGCGAGCTCGCCCGGAAGAACTCGGAAGATCCCGGATCGAAGGAGCAGGGGGGCGATCTCCCGCCGTTCGGCCGCGGTCAGATGGTCCCGCCCTTCGAACAGGCGGCCTTCGCGATGTCCCCGGGCGAGATCCGCGGCCCCGTCAAGTCCGACTTCGGGTATCACGTCATCAAGCTCCTCGCGAAGATCCCCGCGGGCAAGCAGACGCTCGCCGAGGCGACGCCCCGCATCACGGCGCTCCTCACGCAGGATCAGGTCAAGAGCGCCGCCGAGCGAAGGGCCGACGCGCTCGCCAAGTCGGTCGGCCGGAACGCGAGCGACGAAGACCTGCGGAAGCTCGCCGACGACGTCGTTTCGTTCGACGCGACCGACTGGGTGACGGCGCAGGGGCAGGTCCCCGGAATCGGGTACGCGCCGGGATTCCTCAAGGCGGCGTTCGCGCTGAAGAAGGGGGAAGTCTCGCCGCAGCCGATCCCGACCCCGCGCGGCCCCGCGATCGTCAAGGTGGCCGACGTCACGCCGCCGGGCATCGCCGATTTCTCCGAGGCGCGGGGGAAGGTCGCCGCCGAATACACGCGACGGAAGACCGAGCAGCAGGAGCTCGCCACGGCCGCTCCGGTCGTCGCGGAGCTGAGGGGCGGGACCGCGCTCGCCGCGGTCGCCAAGAAGTACGAGACCGACGTGCAGACGCCCGCCGAATTCGGGAAGGGGGCGCCGGTGGGCAGTCTCGGAGCGTCTCCCGCGCTCTCGGACGCGGTTTTCAAGACGCCGGCCGGCCAGTACGGCGATCCGGTCGCGCTCCCGGGCAAGGGGGTCGTGATCTTCCACGTCGTCTCGAAGACCGACTTCGACCCGGCCGCGTTCGCGATCCAGAAGACGAAGCTCGCCGAAGCGGCGCGCCAGCAGGAGGCCCAGAAGCTGATCCAGGCGGAGCTCGCGCGCCGACGCGCCCAGGAGAAGATCGTCGTCAACGACGACCTGCTGAAGCGCTACACGCAGGGGTGA
- the ruvB gene encoding Holliday junction branch migration DNA helicase RuvB, whose protein sequence is MNEATRSVLSPSALEDEVAVEPKLRPRKLAEYIGQTKVRDNLAVFLEAAKARGEALDHVLLTGPPGLGKTTLAHIIAHEMGVGLRITAGPMIARAGDLAAILTNLQAGDVLFIDEIHRLPTAVEEVLYSAMEDFVLDVVIGEGPAARTHRIDLKPFTLVGATTRPGLLSQPLHARFGIHHRLDFYDPDSLATIIERSARILGVPIEDDAAREIARRSRGTPRIANRLLRRVRDFAQVAGRERLDRAAAADALAKLEVDEYGLDELDIRILTVLVEKFGGGPAGVSSLASSLGEDRGTLEDLYEPFLLQAGFIQRTPRGRVATARAYKRLGVSPGAAGGSLF, encoded by the coding sequence GTGAACGAAGCCACACGTTCCGTCCTGTCGCCCTCCGCCCTCGAAGACGAAGTCGCCGTCGAGCCGAAGCTCCGGCCGCGAAAGCTCGCCGAGTACATCGGGCAGACGAAGGTTCGGGACAACCTCGCCGTCTTCCTCGAAGCGGCGAAGGCGCGCGGCGAGGCGCTCGATCACGTCCTGCTGACCGGCCCGCCCGGCCTCGGGAAGACGACGCTCGCCCACATCATCGCGCACGAGATGGGCGTCGGTCTTCGGATCACCGCGGGTCCGATGATCGCGCGCGCGGGGGACCTGGCGGCGATCCTGACGAATCTCCAGGCGGGAGACGTTCTCTTCATCGACGAGATCCACCGGCTTCCGACCGCGGTCGAGGAGGTCCTCTACTCCGCGATGGAGGATTTCGTCCTCGACGTGGTGATCGGCGAGGGCCCGGCCGCGCGCACGCACCGGATCGACCTGAAACCGTTCACCCTCGTCGGAGCGACGACGCGCCCGGGACTCCTCTCGCAGCCGCTCCACGCGCGGTTCGGGATCCATCACCGGCTCGATTTCTACGATCCGGATTCTCTCGCGACGATCATCGAGCGTTCGGCGCGGATCCTCGGCGTGCCGATCGAGGACGACGCCGCCCGCGAGATCGCCCGGCGGAGCCGCGGAACGCCGCGGATCGCGAACCGCCTGCTCCGGCGCGTGCGCGATTTCGCGCAGGTCGCCGGCCGCGAGCGGCTGGACCGCGCGGCCGCCGCCGACGCGCTGGCGAAGCTGGAGGTCGACGAATACGGCCTCGACGAGCTCGACATCCGCATCCTCACCGTGCTCGTCGAGAAGTTCGGCGGCGGCCCGGCGGGCGTGTCGTCCCTCGCCTCGTCGCTCGGGGAAGATCGCGGGACCCTGGAAGACCTGTACGAGCCGTTCCTTCTCCAGGCGGGATTCATCCAGCGCACGCCCCGCGGGCGCGTGGCGACGGCGCGCGCCTACAAGCGGCTGGGAGTTTCGCCCGGCGCCGCCGGGGGCTCGCTCTTTTGA
- the ruvA gene encoding Holliday junction branch migration protein RuvA translates to MIARLSGVLFEKLPDRVVLDVGGVGYAVAISFQTYQELPEAGSPAALLVHTHVREDTLALFGFASEREKKLFEMLISVSGVGPKLALTLLSGIPADDLLRALAKGDARRLVSIPGIGKKTAERLTLELKEKAEKLFVPPEGGTGVEAEDVVSALVNFGYRKSDAERAVEQLTRRGAPESFAEFLKEALAALSGA, encoded by the coding sequence ATGATCGCGCGTCTCTCCGGCGTTCTCTTCGAGAAGCTCCCCGACCGCGTCGTTCTCGACGTGGGCGGCGTGGGGTACGCCGTCGCGATCTCCTTTCAGACGTACCAGGAGCTCCCCGAGGCGGGAAGCCCGGCGGCGCTCCTCGTCCACACGCACGTCCGCGAGGACACGCTCGCCCTCTTCGGCTTCGCTTCGGAGCGCGAGAAGAAGCTCTTCGAGATGCTGATCTCGGTCTCGGGAGTGGGCCCGAAGCTCGCGCTGACTCTCCTCTCCGGGATTCCCGCGGACGACCTCCTCCGCGCGCTCGCGAAGGGGGACGCGCGGCGGCTCGTCTCGATCCCCGGGATCGGAAAGAAGACGGCCGAGCGCCTGACCCTGGAGCTGAAGGAAAAGGCGGAGAAGCTCTTCGTTCCGCCCGAGGGCGGGACGGGCGTCGAAGCGGAGGACGTGGTGTCGGCGCTCGTGAACTTCGGCTACCGGAAGTCGGACGCGGAACGGGCCGTCGAGCAGCTGACGCGGCGCGGCGCGCCGGAATCGTTCGCGGAGTTCCTCAAGGAAGCGCTGGCGGCGCTCTCCGGCGCCTGA
- a CDS encoding peptide MFS transporter: MVEVAVPPDAEPTRVRHPKGLSTLFFTEMWERFSYYGMRGFLILYMTASVSAGGLGFSDKHAGSLYGTYTGSAWFAAIFGGIIADRWLGQYRSVLVGGIIIALGHFTLAFKVLPTFYAGLALIVIGTGMLKPNVSTIVGSLYAPGDERRDAGFSIFYMGINLGAFLGPIIAGYLAQKVNWHVGFACAGVGMLLGVIQYVAGRERLRPAVERLSSRRTPPEGPGGDVSLAGGFTPAEWKRIAAVVVFFLFAGIFWGSYEQAGSTLNLFGDRYTRTTVFGFNFPSSWYVSVQALWVIILAPVMALVWTRLNRIRKEPSSPAKFALGLVFAGLAFLMLIPAARLAQSAANVRVSPLWLVGAYFIEELGELCISPVGLSIVTKLAPVRIVGLMMGVWFLSNALGNKLAGFAAEFFSSMPLDRLFGIVALISFAAGLLMFALIRPVKSLMGEVR, encoded by the coding sequence TTGGTAGAAGTCGCGGTGCCGCCCGACGCCGAACCGACCCGGGTCCGGCATCCCAAAGGACTCTCGACGCTCTTCTTCACCGAGATGTGGGAGCGCTTCAGCTACTACGGGATGCGCGGGTTCCTGATCCTCTACATGACGGCGTCCGTCTCCGCGGGAGGTCTCGGATTCTCCGACAAGCATGCGGGAAGCCTGTACGGCACCTACACGGGAAGCGCCTGGTTCGCCGCGATCTTCGGCGGGATCATCGCCGACCGCTGGCTCGGACAGTACCGAAGCGTCCTCGTCGGCGGGATCATCATCGCGCTCGGCCATTTCACCCTTGCTTTCAAGGTCCTCCCGACGTTCTACGCGGGTCTCGCGCTCATCGTCATCGGAACCGGGATGCTCAAGCCGAACGTCTCGACGATCGTCGGTTCCCTGTACGCGCCCGGCGACGAGCGACGGGACGCCGGCTTTTCGATCTTCTACATGGGGATCAACCTCGGCGCGTTCCTCGGACCGATCATCGCCGGCTATCTCGCGCAGAAGGTGAACTGGCACGTCGGCTTCGCTTGCGCGGGCGTGGGGATGCTCCTCGGCGTCATCCAGTACGTCGCCGGGCGGGAGCGGCTGCGGCCCGCCGTCGAACGCCTGTCATCCCGGCGGACGCCTCCCGAGGGACCCGGCGGCGATGTGTCGCTCGCGGGAGGGTTCACGCCCGCGGAATGGAAGCGCATCGCGGCGGTCGTCGTCTTCTTCCTGTTCGCCGGAATCTTCTGGGGCTCGTACGAGCAGGCGGGCTCGACGCTCAACCTGTTCGGCGATCGTTACACGCGGACGACCGTCTTCGGGTTCAACTTCCCCTCCTCCTGGTACGTGTCCGTCCAGGCGCTCTGGGTGATCATCCTCGCTCCGGTCATGGCTTTGGTCTGGACGCGCCTCAACCGAATCAGAAAAGAGCCCTCCAGCCCGGCCAAGTTCGCGCTGGGGCTCGTCTTCGCGGGGCTCGCGTTCCTGATGCTCATCCCGGCGGCGAGGCTCGCGCAGAGCGCGGCGAACGTGCGGGTGAGCCCGCTCTGGCTGGTCGGCGCCTATTTCATCGAGGAGCTCGGCGAGCTCTGCATCTCGCCGGTGGGCCTCTCGATCGTCACGAAGCTCGCGCCGGTGCGCATCGTGGGACTGATGATGGGCGTCTGGTTCCTGTCGAACGCGCTCGGCAACAAGCTCGCCGGGTTCGCCGCCGAGTTCTTCAGCTCGATGCCGCTCGACCGGCTGTTCGGGATCGTCGCGCTGATCTCGTTCGCGGCGGGACTCCTGATGTTCGCGCTGATCAGACCGGTCAAGAGCCTGATGGGAGAAGTCCGTTAG